A stretch of Gadus macrocephalus chromosome 17, ASM3116895v1 DNA encodes these proteins:
- the LOC132475453 gene encoding NACHT, LRR and PYD domains-containing protein 12-like isoform X8, with the protein MKSDHSMDPPATFKDGHQSIEKRHQERSKVTSAQPVQQHLTELMKQEELADTLGGSAAVKCQHKIKSNLKKKFRSVFEGIAKAGQQTHMNDFYTEIFITERGSGEVNKEHEVRLIETASRKPAKEETPIRCEDIFKPLPGQDQPIRTIMTTGVAGIGKTVLTQKFTLDWAEGKTNHDIDFTFLLTFRELNLQKGKEFSLVELLHHFFIETKYAGICRFDLFQVVFILDGLDECRLPLDFQRNPIWTDVTKSTSVDVLLTNLIRGDLLPSARIWLTTRQVAANQIPAECVGMVTEVRGFTNPQKEEYFRKRFKDETLASTILSHVKKSRSLHIMCHIPVFCWITASVLEDLFKTSQIEEMPKTLTQMYSHFLRVQSIQGDRKYHGRAETDPDWSSESREIIVSLGKLAFNQLEKGNLIFYEADLTDCDIDITAASVYSGVFTQIFKEECGLYQDKVFCFVHLSIQEFLAALYVFQSFINTGVNLLTEEPPTSREDELLLYQSAVDKALQSENGHLDLFLRFLLGLSLEPNQILLQGLLGKKGRDSQTNKKTVSYIKEKIGGDLSPEKSINLFHCLNELNDSSLVEEIQRFLTSGSLSTGSLALAQWSALVFILLSSEEELDVFDLKKYSASEEGLLRLLPVVKASTTSLLNGCQLSETFCEDLASVLSSSSLRELDLGTNDLKDSGVKLLSAGLESPHCTLETLRLNRCHLSERCCEALASVLSSCSLRELDLSTNDLKDSGVKLLSAGLDSPHCTLEILRLNGCNLSERCCEALASVLSSNSSSLRELDLGTNDLQDSGVKLLSAGLGSPHCTLETLSLSGCLVTQEGCASLASALSSNPSHLRELDLSYNHPGDSGAALLSAGLEDPRWRPDTLSVEHGGVWRLKPALKKYACDLTLDPNTAYSRLSLSEDNRKVTVVEEDQSYPDHPERFDHWEQVLGREALTGRCYWEVEWEGDVGIGVTYRGITRRGVGDSWLGENNKSWRLDCRDDRYYARYNRSGTLLPLPPAGSTRVGVYLDRPAGSLSFYRVSPGGGGSSDPLTHLHTFLSPFIQEDILPGFVFWGVGASVSLCKL; encoded by the exons atgaagagtgaccactcTATGGATCCACCTGCTACCTTTAAAGATGGACatcagtctattgagaagag acaccaggagaggtcaaaggtcaccagtgCTCAGCCTGTACAGCAGCATCTAACAGAGCTGATGAAACAGGAGGAACTGGCTGACACACTGGGCG GATCAGCTGCTGTCAAGTGCCAACATAAAATCAAGTCTAATTTAAAGAAGAAGTTCAGGTCtgtgtttgagggaatcgctaaagcaggacagcaaacacatatgaacgacttctacacagagatcttcatcacagagagaggcagcggagaggtcaacaaggaacatgaggtcagactgattgaaaccgcttccaggaaaccagccaaagaagaaacaccaatcagatgtgaggacatctttaaacccttacctggacaagatcaaccaatcaggacaataatgacaactggagtggccggcattggtaaaaccgtcttaacacagaagTTCAccctggactgggctgaaggcaaaaCCAACCACGACATAgacttcacatttctcctcactttcagagagctgaacttacagaaagggaaagagtttagcttggtggaactCCTTCATCATTTCTTTATTGAGACCAAATATGCAGGAATCTGCAGATTCGACCTGTTCCAAGTTGtattcatcttggatggtctggatgaatgtcgacttcctctggactttcAGAGAAACCcgatctggactgatgtcacaaagtccacctcggtggacgtgctgctgaccaacctcatcaggggcgacctgcttccctccgctcGCATCTGGTTAACCACGCGCCAagtggcagccaatcagatccctgctgagtgtgttggcatggtgacagaggtgagggggttcaccaacccacagaaggaggagtacttcaggaagagattcaaaGACGAGACACTGGCCAGCACAATCCTCTCCCACGTcaagaaatcacgaagcctccacatcatgtgtcacatcccagtcttctgttggatcactgcttcCGTTCTGGAGGACctcttcaaaacatcccagatagaagagatgcccaagaccttgactcagatgtacagccacttcctgagggttcagtccatacagggggacaggaagtaccatGGGAGGGCTGAAACAGATCCAGACTGGAGTTCAGAAAGCAgggagatcattgtttctctgggaaaacttgcttttaaccagctggagaaaggaaACCTGATCTTCTATGAGGCAGACCTGACAGACTGTGACATTGATATCAcagcagcctcagtgtactcaggagtgttcacccagatctttaaagaggagtgtgggctgtaccaggacaaggtgttctgctttgtccatctgagcatccaggagtttctggctgccctttatgtctttcagTCCTTCATCAACACTGGGGTCAACCTGCTCACAGAAGAACCACCAACCTCCAGGGAAGATGaactcctcctctaccagagtgctgtggacaaggccttacagagtgagaacggacacctggacttgttcctccgcttccttcTAGGCCTCTCTCTAGAGCCCAATCAGATTCTCCTACAAGGTCTGCTGGGAAAAAAAGGAAGGGACTCCCAGACCAATAAGAAAacagtgtcttacatcaaggagaagattggtggagatctctctccagagaaaagcatcaatctgttccactgtctgaatgagctgaacgacagttctctagtggaggagatccaacggttcctgacatcaggaagtctctccaCAGGATCGCTCGCTCTTGCTCAGTGGTCAGCGCTGGTCTTCATCTTACTgtcatcagaagaggagctggacgtgtttgacctgaagaaatactctgcttcagaggagggtcttctgaggctgctgccagtggtcaaagcctcAACAACGTCTCT gctgaatggctgtcagCTGTCAGAGACATTCTGTGAAgatctggcctcagttctcagctcctctagtctgagagagctggacctgggtaccaatgatctgaaggattcaggagtgaagctgctctctgctggactggagagtccacactgtacactggaaaccctcag gctgaatcgctgtcatctgtcagagagatgctgtgaagctctggcctcagttctcagctcctgtagtctgagagagctggatctgagtaccaatgatctgaaggattcaggagtgaagctgctctctgctggactggatagtccacactgtacactggaaattctcag gctgaatggctgtaatctgtcagagagatgctgtgaagctctggcctcagttctcagctccaactcctctagtctgagagagctggacctgggtaccaatgatctgcaggattcaggagtgaagctgctctctgctggactggggagtccacactgtacactggaaactctcag cttgtctggctgcctggtcacacaggaaggctgtgcttctctggcctcagctctgagctccaacccctcccatctgagagagctggacctgagctacaatcacccaggagactctggagctgcgctgctctctgctggactggaggatccacgctggagaccggacactctcag tgtggagcacggtggagtgtggaggctgaaaccagctctaaagaagt atgcttgtgacctcacactggaccccaacacggcctacagtcgactctctctgtctgaggacaacaggaaggtgacggTGGTTGaagaggaccagtcgtatccggatcacccagagagattCGACCACTGGGAGCAGGTGTTaggtagagaggctctgactggccgctgttactgggaggtagagtgggaaggAGATGTTggtataggagtgacatacagaggaatcacaaggagaggagtgggTGATAGCTGGCTTGGagagaacaacaagtcctggaggCTTGATTGTCGTGATGATCGATACTATGCCCGGTACAACCGTAGTGGAACACTCCTacctctcccccccgctggctccaccagagtaggagtgtatctggaccggcctgctggctctctgtccttctacagagtgtccccaggtggaggagggtcctcagacccactgacacacctccacaccttcctGTCCCCCTTCATCCAGGAGGACATCCTCCCTGGGTTTGTGTTCTGGGGGGTCggtgcctcagtgtctctgtgtaagttataa
- the LOC132475453 gene encoding NACHT, LRR and PYD domains-containing protein 12-like isoform X11, with the protein MKQEELADTLGGSAAVKCQHKIKSNLKKKFRSVFEGIAKAGQQTHMNDFYTEIFITERGSGEVNKEHEVRLIETASRKPAKEETPIRCEDIFKPLPGQDQPIRTIMTTGVAGIGKTVLTQKFTLDWAEGKTNHDIDFTFLLTFRELNLQKGKEFSLVELLHHFFIETKYAGICRFDLFQVVFILDGLDECRLPLDFQRNPIWTDVTKSTSVDVLLTNLIRGDLLPSARIWLTTRQVAANQIPAECVGMVTEVRGFTNPQKEEYFRKRFKDETLASTILSHVKKSRSLHIMCHIPVFCWITASVLEDLFKTSQIEEMPKTLTQMYSHFLRVQSIQGDRKYHGRAETDPDWSSESREIIVSLGKLAFNQLEKGNLIFYEADLTDCDIDITAASVYSGVFTQIFKEECGLYQDKVFCFVHLSIQEFLAALYVFQSFINTGVNLLTEEPPTSREDELLLYQSAVDKALQSENGHLDLFLRFLLGLSLEPNQILLQGLLGKKGRDSQTNKKTVSYIKEKIGGDLSPEKSINLFHCLNELNDSSLVEEIQRFLTSGSLSTGSLALAQWSALVFILLSSEEELDVFDLKKYSASEEGLLRLLPVVKASTTSLLNGCQLSETFCEDLASVLSSSSLRELDLGTNDLKDSGVKLLSAGLESPHCTLETLRLNRCHLSERCCEALASVLSSCSLRELDLSTNDLKDSGVKLLSAGLDSPHCTLEILRLNGCNLSERCCEALASVLSSNSSSLRELDLGTNDLQDSGVKLLSAGLGSPHCTLETLSLSGCLVTQEGCASLASALSSNPSHLRELDLSYNHPGDSGAALLSAGLEDPRWRPDTLSVEHGGVWRLKPALKKYACDLTLDPNTAYSRLSLSEDNRKVTVVEEDQSYPDHPERFDHWEQVLGREALTGRCYWEVEWEGDVGIGVTYRGITRRGVGDSWLGENNKSWRLDCRDDRYYARYNRSGTLLPLPPAGSTRVGVYLDRPAGSLSFYRVSPGGGGSSDPLTHLHTFLSPFIQEDILPGFVFWGVGASVSLCKL; encoded by the exons ATGAAACAGGAGGAACTGGCTGACACACTGGGCG GATCAGCTGCTGTCAAGTGCCAACATAAAATCAAGTCTAATTTAAAGAAGAAGTTCAGGTCtgtgtttgagggaatcgctaaagcaggacagcaaacacatatgaacgacttctacacagagatcttcatcacagagagaggcagcggagaggtcaacaaggaacatgaggtcagactgattgaaaccgcttccaggaaaccagccaaagaagaaacaccaatcagatgtgaggacatctttaaacccttacctggacaagatcaaccaatcaggacaataatgacaactggagtggccggcattggtaaaaccgtcttaacacagaagTTCAccctggactgggctgaaggcaaaaCCAACCACGACATAgacttcacatttctcctcactttcagagagctgaacttacagaaagggaaagagtttagcttggtggaactCCTTCATCATTTCTTTATTGAGACCAAATATGCAGGAATCTGCAGATTCGACCTGTTCCAAGTTGtattcatcttggatggtctggatgaatgtcgacttcctctggactttcAGAGAAACCcgatctggactgatgtcacaaagtccacctcggtggacgtgctgctgaccaacctcatcaggggcgacctgcttccctccgctcGCATCTGGTTAACCACGCGCCAagtggcagccaatcagatccctgctgagtgtgttggcatggtgacagaggtgagggggttcaccaacccacagaaggaggagtacttcaggaagagattcaaaGACGAGACACTGGCCAGCACAATCCTCTCCCACGTcaagaaatcacgaagcctccacatcatgtgtcacatcccagtcttctgttggatcactgcttcCGTTCTGGAGGACctcttcaaaacatcccagatagaagagatgcccaagaccttgactcagatgtacagccacttcctgagggttcagtccatacagggggacaggaagtaccatGGGAGGGCTGAAACAGATCCAGACTGGAGTTCAGAAAGCAgggagatcattgtttctctgggaaaacttgcttttaaccagctggagaaaggaaACCTGATCTTCTATGAGGCAGACCTGACAGACTGTGACATTGATATCAcagcagcctcagtgtactcaggagtgttcacccagatctttaaagaggagtgtgggctgtaccaggacaaggtgttctgctttgtccatctgagcatccaggagtttctggctgccctttatgtctttcagTCCTTCATCAACACTGGGGTCAACCTGCTCACAGAAGAACCACCAACCTCCAGGGAAGATGaactcctcctctaccagagtgctgtggacaaggccttacagagtgagaacggacacctggacttgttcctccgcttccttcTAGGCCTCTCTCTAGAGCCCAATCAGATTCTCCTACAAGGTCTGCTGGGAAAAAAAGGAAGGGACTCCCAGACCAATAAGAAAacagtgtcttacatcaaggagaagattggtggagatctctctccagagaaaagcatcaatctgttccactgtctgaatgagctgaacgacagttctctagtggaggagatccaacggttcctgacatcaggaagtctctccaCAGGATCGCTCGCTCTTGCTCAGTGGTCAGCGCTGGTCTTCATCTTACTgtcatcagaagaggagctggacgtgtttgacctgaagaaatactctgcttcagaggagggtcttctgaggctgctgccagtggtcaaagcctcAACAACGTCTCT gctgaatggctgtcagCTGTCAGAGACATTCTGTGAAgatctggcctcagttctcagctcctctagtctgagagagctggacctgggtaccaatgatctgaaggattcaggagtgaagctgctctctgctggactggagagtccacactgtacactggaaaccctcag gctgaatcgctgtcatctgtcagagagatgctgtgaagctctggcctcagttctcagctcctgtagtctgagagagctggatctgagtaccaatgatctgaaggattcaggagtgaagctgctctctgctggactggatagtccacactgtacactggaaattctcag gctgaatggctgtaatctgtcagagagatgctgtgaagctctggcctcagttctcagctccaactcctctagtctgagagagctggacctgggtaccaatgatctgcaggattcaggagtgaagctgctctctgctggactggggagtccacactgtacactggaaactctcag cttgtctggctgcctggtcacacaggaaggctgtgcttctctggcctcagctctgagctccaacccctcccatctgagagagctggacctgagctacaatcacccaggagactctggagctgcgctgctctctgctggactggaggatccacgctggagaccggacactctcag tgtggagcacggtggagtgtggaggctgaaaccagctctaaagaagt atgcttgtgacctcacactggaccccaacacggcctacagtcgactctctctgtctgaggacaacaggaaggtgacggTGGTTGaagaggaccagtcgtatccggatcacccagagagattCGACCACTGGGAGCAGGTGTTaggtagagaggctctgactggccgctgttactgggaggtagagtgggaaggAGATGTTggtataggagtgacatacagaggaatcacaaggagaggagtgggTGATAGCTGGCTTGGagagaacaacaagtcctggaggCTTGATTGTCGTGATGATCGATACTATGCCCGGTACAACCGTAGTGGAACACTCCTacctctcccccccgctggctccaccagagtaggagtgtatctggaccggcctgctggctctctgtccttctacagagtgtccccaggtggaggagggtcctcagacccactgacacacctccacaccttcctGTCCCCCTTCATCCAGGAGGACATCCTCCCTGGGTTTGTGTTCTGGGGGGTCggtgcctcagtgtctctgtgtaagttataa